Proteins encoded in a region of the Azospirillum sp. TSH58 genome:
- a CDS encoding acyl-CoA carboxylase subunit beta, protein MQEILAKLDAMRSGARLGGGEKRIASQHAKGKLTARERIELFLDEGSFEEFDMFVQHRCNDFGMEGQKVPGDGVVTGHGTVNGRLVFVFSQDFTVFGGSLSEAHAEKICKIMDQAMKVGAPVIGLNDSGGARIQEGVASLGGYAEVFQRNVNASGVIPQISLIMGPCAGGAVYSPAMTDFIFMVKDSSYMFVTGPDVVKTVTHEVVTAEELGGAITHSSKSGVADMAFENDVEALLQLRRFIDFLPASNRERAPERPTADPIDRDDLSLDTLVPENPNKPYDMKELILKTVDEGDFFELQPDYAKNIIIGFGRMNGSTVGIVANQPMVLAGCLDIDSSKKAARFVRFCDAFEIPILTLVDVPGFMPGTSQEYGGIIKHGAKLLFAYAEATVPKITVITRKAYGGAYDVMASKHLRGDINYAWPSAEIAVMGPKGAVEIIFRGDIGDTAKIEARTEEYRQKFANPFVAASRGYIDDVIMPHGTRRRVIKALSMLKNKQLQNPWRKHDNIPL, encoded by the coding sequence ATGCAAGAAATTCTGGCCAAGTTGGACGCCATGCGCTCCGGTGCGCGGCTGGGCGGCGGTGAAAAGCGCATCGCCTCGCAGCACGCCAAGGGCAAGCTGACCGCGCGGGAGCGCATCGAACTCTTCCTCGACGAAGGCTCGTTCGAGGAGTTCGACATGTTCGTGCAGCACCGCTGCAACGACTTCGGCATGGAAGGCCAGAAGGTTCCCGGCGACGGCGTGGTCACCGGTCACGGCACGGTGAACGGGCGTCTCGTCTTCGTCTTCAGCCAGGACTTCACCGTCTTCGGCGGCTCGCTGTCGGAAGCCCACGCCGAGAAGATCTGCAAGATCATGGATCAGGCGATGAAGGTCGGCGCGCCGGTCATCGGCCTGAACGACAGCGGCGGCGCCCGTATCCAGGAGGGCGTGGCCTCGCTCGGCGGCTACGCCGAGGTGTTCCAGCGCAACGTCAACGCCTCGGGCGTCATCCCGCAGATCTCCCTGATCATGGGGCCGTGCGCCGGCGGTGCGGTGTATTCGCCGGCCATGACCGACTTCATCTTCATGGTGAAGGACAGCTCCTACATGTTCGTGACCGGCCCGGACGTGGTCAAGACGGTCACGCACGAGGTGGTGACGGCGGAGGAGCTGGGCGGGGCGATCACCCATTCCAGCAAGTCCGGCGTCGCCGACATGGCCTTCGAGAACGACGTGGAGGCGCTGCTCCAGCTCCGCCGCTTCATCGACTTCCTGCCGGCCTCCAACCGCGAGCGGGCGCCGGAGCGGCCGACCGCCGACCCGATCGACCGCGACGACCTGTCGCTCGACACGCTGGTCCCGGAGAACCCGAACAAGCCCTACGACATGAAGGAGCTGATCCTCAAGACGGTCGACGAGGGCGACTTCTTCGAGCTTCAGCCGGACTATGCCAAGAACATCATCATCGGCTTCGGCCGCATGAACGGCAGCACGGTCGGCATCGTCGCCAACCAGCCGATGGTTCTGGCCGGCTGCCTGGACATCGACAGCTCCAAGAAGGCCGCGCGCTTCGTGCGCTTCTGCGACGCCTTCGAGATTCCGATCCTCACCCTGGTCGATGTCCCCGGCTTCATGCCCGGCACCTCGCAGGAGTACGGCGGCATCATCAAGCACGGCGCCAAGCTGCTGTTCGCCTACGCCGAGGCCACCGTGCCGAAGATCACCGTCATCACGCGCAAGGCCTACGGCGGCGCCTATGACGTGATGGCGTCCAAGCATCTGCGCGGCGACATCAACTACGCCTGGCCGTCGGCGGAGATCGCGGTGATGGGGCCGAAGGGTGCCGTGGAGATCATTTTCCGCGGCGACATCGGCGACACCGCCAAGATCGAGGCGCGCACCGAGGAGTACCGGCAGAAGTTCGCCAACCCGTTCGTGGCGGCGTCGCGCGGCTACATCGACGACGTCATCATGCCGCACGGCACCCGCCGGCGCGTCATCAAGGCGCTGTCCATGCTGAAGAACAAGCAGCTCCAGAACCCCTGGCGCAAGCACGACAACATCCCGCTCTGA
- a CDS encoding biotin transporter BioY — protein sequence MAFANTLSQRAASLLETVAPRGGLLTAATAAVLGSLLLAASAKVQVPFWPVPMTMQSMVVILLGMAYGSRLATATVLLYLLEGLAGLPVFAGPGAGPAYMAGPTAGYLLGFVLAAGVTGWLAERGWDRSPVKAVAALAIGHALLFVPGVAWMAVLFGGEKAVALGLTPFLAATVLKTALGAAIMQAAWKVVARRSQG from the coding sequence ATGGCTTTCGCAAACACGCTTTCGCAGCGTGCCGCTTCGCTTCTCGAGACGGTCGCCCCGCGGGGCGGCCTGCTCACCGCCGCCACCGCGGCGGTTCTGGGCAGCCTGCTGCTGGCCGCCTCGGCCAAGGTGCAGGTGCCCTTCTGGCCGGTTCCGATGACGATGCAGAGCATGGTCGTCATCCTGCTCGGCATGGCCTACGGCAGCCGCCTCGCCACGGCGACGGTCCTGCTGTACCTGCTGGAAGGCCTCGCCGGTCTGCCGGTCTTCGCCGGTCCGGGCGCCGGCCCGGCCTACATGGCCGGCCCGACCGCCGGTTACCTGCTGGGCTTCGTCCTGGCCGCCGGCGTCACCGGCTGGCTGGCCGAGCGCGGCTGGGACCGCAGCCCGGTCAAGGCCGTCGCCGCCCTGGCGATCGGTCACGCCCTGCTGTTCGTTCCGGGCGTGGCCTGGATGGCCGTCCTGTTCGGCGGCGAGAAGGCCGTCGCGCTGGGCCTGACGCCGTTCCTGGCCGCCACGGTCCTGAAGACCGCGCTGGGTGCCGCGATCATGCAGGCCGCCTGGAAGGTCGTCGCCCGCCGGTCGCAGGGCTGA
- the accC gene encoding acetyl-CoA carboxylase biotin carboxylase subunit, whose product MFSKILIANRGEIACRVIRTARRLGIKTVAVYSDADRNALHVEMADEAVHIGAAPSAQSYLLIDRIVDACKKTGAQAVHPGYGFLSEKREFQEALAAAGVAFIGPDAHAIQAMGDKIESKKLAKAAGVSTVPGYLGVIADDSEAVTIARDIGYPVMIKASAGGGGKGMRVAWNDEEAREGFRSAQNEARSSFADDRVFVEKYIQQPRHIEIQVLADGQGTALYLGERECSIQRRHQKVIEEAPSPFLDAATRKAMGEQAVALARAVDYKSAGTVEFIVDAERNFYFLEMNTRLQVEHPVTELVTGLDLVELMIRVAAGEKLTLKQEDIHLHGWAIESRVYAEDPFRNFLPSTGRLTHYRPPSEDPHVRVDTGVYEGGEISMYYDPMIAKLCSWGSTRDAAIARMREALDQYYIRGVSHNIPFLASLMANQRFVEGRLTTNFIAEEYPNGFHASDLPPDDPAILIAVAAVIHRCLNDRDIRITGKMPGNKVRVRDDWVVVMDGTQHPVHVHPVEGSPQRIGYTVDFEGKHHVVWSDWNLGEPLFRGTVNGAHVCVQVDRVGVGYRLFHSGSQALVKVLTPNAARLDALMPVKAPPDMSKFLLSPMPGLLVSVAVTEGQEVKAGEVLAVVEAMKMENILRAAQDGTVSKVHATPGSSLAVDQKILEFA is encoded by the coding sequence CTGTTCTCCAAGATCCTGATCGCGAACCGCGGCGAGATCGCCTGCCGCGTCATCCGCACGGCGCGCCGCCTGGGCATCAAGACGGTCGCCGTCTATTCGGACGCCGACAGGAACGCCCTGCACGTCGAGATGGCCGACGAGGCCGTCCATATCGGCGCCGCTCCCTCGGCGCAGAGCTACCTGCTGATCGACCGCATCGTCGATGCCTGCAAGAAGACCGGCGCCCAGGCCGTGCATCCCGGCTACGGCTTCCTGTCGGAGAAGCGCGAGTTCCAGGAGGCGCTGGCCGCCGCCGGGGTCGCCTTCATCGGCCCGGACGCCCACGCCATCCAGGCGATGGGCGACAAGATCGAGTCCAAGAAGTTGGCCAAGGCCGCGGGCGTCAGCACCGTGCCCGGCTATCTGGGCGTCATCGCCGACGACAGCGAGGCGGTGACCATCGCCCGCGACATCGGCTATCCGGTGATGATCAAGGCCTCGGCCGGCGGTGGCGGCAAGGGCATGCGCGTGGCCTGGAACGACGAGGAGGCCCGCGAAGGCTTCCGCTCCGCCCAGAACGAGGCGCGCTCCTCCTTCGCCGACGACCGCGTCTTCGTCGAGAAGTACATCCAGCAACCGCGCCACATCGAGATCCAGGTGCTGGCGGACGGGCAGGGCACGGCCCTCTATCTGGGCGAGCGCGAATGCTCGATCCAGCGCCGCCACCAGAAGGTCATCGAGGAGGCCCCGTCGCCCTTCCTCGACGCCGCGACCCGCAAGGCGATGGGCGAGCAGGCCGTGGCGCTGGCCCGCGCCGTGGACTACAAGTCCGCCGGCACGGTCGAGTTCATCGTCGATGCCGAGCGCAACTTCTACTTCCTGGAGATGAACACCCGCCTCCAGGTGGAGCATCCGGTCACCGAGCTGGTCACCGGCCTCGACCTCGTCGAGCTGATGATCCGCGTCGCGGCGGGCGAGAAGCTCACTCTGAAGCAGGAGGACATCCACCTGCACGGCTGGGCCATCGAATCCCGCGTCTATGCCGAGGACCCCTTCCGCAACTTCCTGCCCTCCACCGGCCGGCTGACCCATTACCGTCCGCCGTCGGAGGACCCGCACGTCCGCGTGGACACCGGCGTCTACGAGGGCGGCGAGATCTCCATGTACTACGACCCCATGATCGCCAAGCTGTGCAGCTGGGGGTCGACGCGCGACGCCGCCATCGCCCGCATGCGCGAGGCGCTGGACCAGTATTACATCCGCGGCGTCAGCCACAACATCCCGTTCCTCGCCTCTCTGATGGCCAACCAGCGCTTCGTCGAAGGCCGGCTGACCACCAACTTCATCGCCGAGGAATACCCGAACGGCTTCCACGCCTCCGACCTGCCGCCGGACGATCCGGCGATCCTGATCGCCGTGGCGGCGGTGATCCACCGCTGCCTGAACGACCGCGACATCCGGATCACCGGCAAGATGCCGGGCAACAAGGTCCGGGTGCGCGACGACTGGGTCGTCGTGATGGACGGCACGCAGCACCCGGTCCACGTCCACCCGGTGGAGGGCAGCCCGCAGCGCATCGGCTACACCGTCGATTTCGAGGGCAAGCACCATGTGGTGTGGAGCGACTGGAACCTGGGTGAGCCGCTGTTCCGCGGCACGGTGAACGGCGCGCATGTCTGCGTCCAGGTGGACCGCGTCGGCGTCGGCTACCGCCTGTTCCACTCCGGCAGCCAGGCGCTGGTCAAGGTGCTGACCCCGAACGCCGCGCGGCTCGACGCGCTGATGCCGGTGAAGGCGCCGCCGGACATGTCGAAGTTCCTGCTGTCGCCGATGCCCGGCCTGCTCGTCTCGGTCGCGGTGACCGAGGGGCAGGAGGTCAAGGCCGGCGAGGTGCTGGCCGTGGTCGAGGCGATGAAGATGGAAAACATCCTGCGCGCGGCGCAGGATGGCACGGTGTCCAAGGTGCACGCGACGCCCGGCTCCAGCCTGGCGGTCGATCAGAAGATCCTGGAGTTCGCGTGA
- the scpA gene encoding methylmalonyl-CoA mutase, protein MSEFPKKTQADWQTLATKDLGANGTLDDLVWKTPEGLDVKALYTADDLEGLELDSLPGFPPFTRGPRATMYAVKPWTIRQYAGFSTAEDSNAFYKANLKAGQMGLSVAFDLATHRGYDSDHPRVVGDVGKAGVAIDSVEDMKILFDGIPLDKMSVSMTMNGAVLPILAGYIVAAEEQGVSQDKLSGTIQNDILKEFMVRNTYIYPPEPSMRIIADIIEYTALNMPKFNSISISGYHMQEAGATAVQELAFTIADGLEYVRAAMSKGLPVDKFAPRLSFFFSIGMNFFMEIAKLRAARLLWSTLMKQKFDPKDARSLALRTHCQTSGVSLTEQDPYNNVIRTTIEAMAAVLGGTQSLHTNAFDEALGLPTKFSARIARNTQLIIAEESGVTNVVDPLGGSYYIENLTHSLANAALDLINKVEDLGGMTKAVDSGMPKLLIEEAAARRQARVDRGEEVIVGVNKYRPENPEMVDVLDIDNTAVRESQIARLNQVRASRDDAKCRAALDALTKAATEKSGNLLALAVEATRARATVGEISDALEKAFTRHVAVIRSVSGVYGAAYEGDEGFKKIQEEVSAFAAEEGRRPRILVVKMGQDGHDRGAKVIATSFADIGFDVDIGPLFQTPEEAARQAVENDVHVIGVSSQAAGHKTLVPQLVEELRRQGAGDILVVCGGVIPPQDYDYLYKAGAAAIYGPGTNIPKAASDILAILRKQKAAA, encoded by the coding sequence ATGAGCGAATTCCCGAAGAAGACCCAGGCCGACTGGCAGACCCTGGCCACCAAGGACCTGGGCGCCAACGGGACGCTCGACGATCTGGTCTGGAAGACTCCGGAAGGGTTGGACGTCAAGGCCCTCTACACCGCCGACGATCTGGAAGGGCTGGAACTGGACAGCCTGCCCGGCTTCCCGCCCTTCACCCGCGGCCCGCGCGCCACGATGTACGCGGTGAAGCCCTGGACCATCCGCCAGTACGCCGGCTTCTCGACCGCCGAGGACTCCAACGCCTTCTACAAGGCGAACCTGAAGGCCGGGCAGATGGGCCTGTCGGTCGCCTTCGACCTCGCCACCCACCGCGGCTATGACAGCGACCATCCGCGCGTCGTCGGCGATGTGGGCAAGGCCGGCGTCGCCATCGACAGCGTCGAGGACATGAAGATCCTCTTCGACGGCATCCCGCTCGACAAGATGTCGGTGTCGATGACCATGAACGGCGCGGTGCTGCCGATCCTCGCCGGCTACATCGTCGCGGCGGAGGAGCAGGGTGTTTCCCAGGACAAGCTGAGCGGGACCATCCAGAACGACATCCTCAAGGAGTTCATGGTCCGCAACACCTACATCTATCCGCCCGAACCCTCGATGCGGATCATCGCGGACATCATCGAGTACACGGCGCTGAACATGCCGAAGTTCAACTCGATCTCGATTTCCGGCTACCACATGCAGGAAGCCGGCGCGACCGCGGTGCAGGAGCTGGCGTTCACCATCGCCGACGGCCTCGAATACGTCCGCGCCGCCATGTCCAAGGGGCTGCCGGTCGACAAGTTCGCGCCGCGCCTGTCCTTCTTCTTCTCCATCGGCATGAACTTCTTCATGGAGATCGCCAAGCTGCGCGCCGCGCGCCTGCTGTGGTCGACCCTGATGAAGCAGAAGTTCGACCCGAAGGACGCCCGCTCGCTGGCCCTGCGCACCCACTGCCAGACCTCCGGCGTCAGCCTGACCGAGCAGGACCCCTACAACAACGTCATCCGCACCACCATCGAGGCGATGGCCGCGGTGCTGGGCGGCACCCAGTCGCTGCACACCAACGCCTTCGACGAGGCGCTCGGCCTGCCGACCAAATTCTCCGCCCGCATCGCCCGCAACACCCAGCTCATCATCGCCGAGGAGTCGGGCGTCACCAACGTGGTCGATCCGCTGGGCGGCTCCTACTACATCGAAAATCTGACCCACAGCCTCGCCAACGCCGCGCTCGACCTCATCAACAAGGTCGAGGATCTGGGCGGCATGACCAAGGCGGTGGACAGCGGCATGCCCAAGCTGCTGATCGAGGAGGCCGCCGCCCGCCGGCAGGCCCGCGTCGACCGCGGCGAGGAGGTGATCGTCGGCGTCAACAAGTACCGTCCGGAGAACCCCGAGATGGTGGACGTGCTGGACATCGACAACACGGCGGTGCGCGAGTCCCAGATCGCCCGTCTCAATCAGGTCCGCGCCAGCCGCGACGACGCGAAGTGCCGCGCCGCCCTGGACGCGCTGACCAAGGCCGCCACGGAGAAGTCCGGCAACCTGCTGGCCCTGGCGGTGGAGGCCACCCGCGCCCGCGCCACGGTCGGCGAAATCTCCGACGCTCTGGAGAAGGCCTTCACCCGCCATGTGGCGGTCATCCGCTCCGTCTCCGGCGTTTACGGCGCCGCCTATGAGGGCGACGAGGGCTTCAAGAAGATCCAGGAGGAGGTGTCCGCCTTCGCCGCCGAGGAGGGCCGCCGCCCGCGCATCCTCGTCGTCAAGATGGGCCAGGACGGCCACGACCGCGGCGCCAAGGTGATCGCCACCAGCTTCGCCGACATCGGCTTCGACGTGGACATCGGGCCGCTGTTCCAGACCCCGGAGGAGGCCGCCCGTCAGGCGGTGGAGAACGACGTGCACGTCATCGGCGTGTCGTCCCAGGCCGCCGGCCACAAGACGCTGGTCCCGCAGCTGGTCGAGGAACTGCGCCGCCAGGGCGCCGGCGACATCCTGGTCGTCTGCGGCGGCGTGATCCCGCCCCAGGACTACGACTACCTCTACAAGGCGGGGGCCGCCGCCATCTACGGCCCCGGCACCAACATCCCGAAGGCCGCCTCCGACATCCTGGCCATCCTGCGCAAGCAGAAGGCCGCGGCGTAA
- a CDS encoding aspartate/glutamate racemase family protein — protein MTTPTARPLPQKTIGVLGGMSNQATAEYYRLLNEGLNARLGGWDNGEIVIVSVNFGNIEHFVRQNAWDAAQRYLSGKVDALERAGADVILCVSNTMHRVVEPIMAGRATPFIHIADPTGAAMRTAGLTRVALLGTMATMLSDDLRRRYAERFGVEIIVPSDPDKATVDRIIFDELVRRDLRPESKAHYLEIIDRLAADGAQGVILGCTEIFLLVDQADRPDFPMFNTTALHAAAAVAFALGD, from the coding sequence ATGACGACGCCCACCGCCCGGCCCCTGCCCCAGAAGACCATCGGCGTCCTCGGCGGCATGAGCAACCAGGCCACCGCCGAATATTACCGCCTGCTGAACGAGGGGCTGAACGCCCGGCTCGGCGGCTGGGACAACGGCGAGATCGTCATCGTCAGCGTCAATTTCGGCAACATCGAGCATTTCGTCCGCCAGAATGCCTGGGACGCCGCGCAGCGCTACCTGTCCGGCAAGGTGGACGCGCTGGAGCGCGCCGGGGCCGATGTGATCCTGTGCGTGTCGAACACCATGCACCGCGTGGTCGAGCCGATCATGGCCGGGCGCGCCACCCCCTTCATCCACATCGCCGACCCGACCGGCGCGGCGATGCGGACCGCCGGCCTGACGCGGGTCGCCCTGCTCGGCACCATGGCGACGATGCTCTCCGACGACCTGCGCCGCCGCTACGCGGAGCGTTTCGGCGTCGAGATCATCGTGCCCTCCGACCCCGACAAGGCGACGGTCGACCGCATCATCTTCGACGAGCTGGTGCGGCGCGACCTGCGCCCGGAGTCCAAGGCCCACTATCTGGAGATCATCGACCGGCTGGCCGCCGACGGGGCGCAGGGGGTGATCCTCGGCTGCACGGAGATCTTCCTGCTGGTCGATCAGGCCGACCGGCCGGATTTCCCCATGTTCAACACGACGGCGCTGCACGCCGCCGCCGCGGTCGCCTTCGCACTCGGCGACTAG
- a CDS encoding sigma-54 dependent transcriptional regulator has protein sequence MTTGSIAPGGPVLFVDDERSVRLAGQQALELAGFDVTACDGAERALRHLGRDWPGALVTDVRMPQIDGLELMERALALDPELPVILITGHGDVPMAVEAMRRGAYDFLEKPFPSDRLVEVTRRAVEKRRLVLENRRLRDRLAGLPAGEASPIVGRTPGIERLRTAIAAVADTDADVLVLGETGTGKEMVARALHAGSGRRKHPFVALNCGAMPEAIFESELFGHEAGAFTGAGKRRVGRIEHASGGTLFLDEIESMPLSLQVKLLRVIQERVVEPLGSNELIPVDLRVVAATKVDLRKAASEGKFREDLYYRLNVVVVTIPPLRDRRDDIPLLFQHFVVQAAARYNREPRAPSPAQVQRLVAHDWPGNVRELRNAADRFVLGLDDTLSAVGGTAPAMAAGRSGLSLAEQVDLFEKSLIESELARCKGSVKAAIEALNIPRKTFYDKLKRYGLSREDFVE, from the coding sequence ATGACGACCGGCAGCATCGCCCCGGGCGGCCCCGTCCTCTTCGTGGACGACGAGCGGTCCGTCCGCCTCGCCGGGCAGCAGGCGCTGGAGCTGGCGGGCTTCGACGTCACCGCCTGCGACGGGGCGGAGCGCGCGCTGCGCCATCTCGGCCGCGACTGGCCGGGCGCCCTGGTCACCGACGTGCGCATGCCGCAGATCGACGGGCTGGAGCTGATGGAGCGCGCCCTGGCGCTCGACCCCGAACTTCCGGTCATCCTGATCACCGGCCACGGCGACGTGCCGATGGCGGTGGAGGCGATGCGGCGCGGCGCCTACGATTTCCTGGAAAAGCCCTTCCCCTCCGACCGGCTGGTCGAGGTGACGCGGCGCGCGGTGGAGAAGCGCCGGCTGGTGCTGGAGAACCGGCGCCTGCGCGACCGGCTGGCCGGGCTGCCCGCCGGGGAGGCCTCGCCCATCGTCGGGCGGACGCCGGGGATCGAGCGGCTGCGCACCGCCATCGCCGCGGTGGCCGACACCGACGCCGACGTTCTGGTGCTGGGCGAGACCGGCACCGGCAAGGAGATGGTCGCCCGCGCGCTCCACGCTGGCAGCGGCCGGCGCAAGCACCCGTTCGTCGCCCTGAACTGCGGCGCCATGCCCGAGGCGATCTTCGAGAGCGAGCTGTTCGGGCACGAGGCCGGGGCCTTCACCGGGGCCGGCAAGCGCCGCGTCGGACGCATCGAGCACGCCAGCGGCGGCACCCTCTTCCTCGACGAGATCGAGAGCATGCCGCTCTCGCTCCAGGTCAAGCTGCTGCGCGTCATCCAGGAGCGGGTGGTGGAGCCGCTGGGCTCGAACGAGCTGATCCCCGTGGACCTGCGCGTCGTCGCCGCGACCAAGGTGGACCTGCGCAAGGCCGCCAGCGAGGGCAAGTTCCGCGAGGATCTCTATTACCGGCTCAACGTCGTCGTGGTGACCATCCCGCCGCTGCGCGACCGCCGCGACGACATCCCCCTGCTGTTCCAGCATTTCGTCGTGCAGGCCGCCGCCCGCTACAACCGCGAGCCCCGCGCGCCCAGCCCGGCGCAGGTGCAGCGGCTGGTGGCCCACGACTGGCCCGGCAACGTCCGCGAGCTGCGCAACGCCGCCGACCGCTTCGTGCTGGGGCTGGACGACACGCTGTCGGCGGTGGGCGGCACCGCTCCGGCGATGGCGGCGGGACGCAGCGGCCTGTCGCTGGCGGAGCAGGTGGACCTGTTCGAGAAGAGCCTGATCGAAAGCGAGCTGGCCCGCTGCAAAGGCAGCGTGAAGGCGGCCATCGAGGCGTTGAACATCCCCCGCAAGACCTTCTACGACAAGCTGAAGCGCTACGGCCTCAGCCGCGAGGATTTCGTGGAGTGA
- a CDS encoding short-chain fatty acyl-CoA regulator family protein, with translation MQKLFLGYKLRRLREQRGLTQAALAKTLDLSPSYLNQIENNQRPLTLPVLLKISAVFEVDLSNFVEDEDSRLVADLREALADPLFAGAPLTNAELRSAVGSSPELARRVLSLHQAYQKLHERVQSLADSLSNQEPSDAFAGPQFPYEEVRDYFHYCNNYIGPLDEAAETLWDTEKIHSGALLNELAAYLKRRHDVRVKIVADDGETAMRSYDGSTGTLRLSALLNGPSRAFHMAHQIALLGFGDVIEERVAQAKFSSEDARSICRVGLANYFAGALVLPYRAFAAQARALRHDVEQLQSRFGASFEQVCHRLSTLQRPGARGLPFYFVRVDMAGNITKRHSATRFHFARFGGACPLWNVHEAFAQPGKILVQFATMPDRTTYIGIARTVTKRGGAYLKPSRQFAVGLGCEATHANEIVYAAGIDTSNEAAAVPIGVNCRICERTDCQQRAFPPIGSQLSVDEHHRSFVPYLFTQEGRTVEKA, from the coding sequence ATGCAGAAGCTCTTCCTCGGCTACAAGCTCCGCCGCCTGCGCGAACAGCGCGGGCTGACCCAGGCGGCGCTGGCCAAGACGCTGGACCTGTCGCCGAGCTACCTGAACCAGATCGAGAACAACCAGCGCCCGCTGACCCTGCCGGTGCTGCTGAAGATCTCCGCCGTGTTCGAGGTCGACCTGTCCAATTTCGTGGAGGACGAGGACAGCCGTCTGGTCGCCGACCTGCGCGAGGCTCTGGCCGACCCGCTGTTCGCCGGGGCGCCCCTGACCAACGCCGAGCTGCGCAGCGCCGTCGGCTCCAGCCCGGAGCTGGCCCGCCGCGTGCTGAGCCTGCATCAGGCCTACCAGAAGCTCCACGAGCGGGTGCAGTCGCTGGCCGACAGCCTGTCCAACCAGGAGCCGAGCGACGCCTTCGCCGGACCCCAGTTCCCCTACGAGGAGGTCCGCGACTATTTCCACTACTGCAACAACTACATCGGCCCGCTGGACGAGGCGGCGGAGACGCTGTGGGACACCGAGAAGATCCACTCCGGCGCCCTGCTGAACGAGCTGGCCGCCTATCTGAAGCGGCGGCACGACGTGCGGGTGAAGATCGTCGCCGACGATGGCGAGACGGCCATGCGCAGTTACGACGGCAGCACCGGCACGCTGCGCCTGTCCGCCCTGCTGAACGGCCCCAGCCGCGCCTTCCACATGGCGCACCAGATCGCCCTGCTCGGCTTCGGCGACGTGATCGAGGAACGGGTCGCCCAGGCGAAGTTCTCCAGCGAGGACGCGCGGTCGATCTGCCGGGTCGGGCTCGCCAACTACTTCGCGGGGGCGCTGGTCCTGCCCTACCGCGCCTTCGCCGCCCAGGCCCGCGCGCTGCGCCACGACGTCGAGCAGTTGCAGAGCCGCTTCGGCGCCAGCTTCGAGCAGGTCTGCCACCGGCTGTCCACCCTGCAAAGGCCGGGCGCGCGGGGCCTGCCCTTCTACTTCGTGCGGGTGGACATGGCCGGCAACATCACCAAGCGCCATTCGGCGACGCGCTTCCACTTCGCGCGTTTCGGCGGCGCCTGCCCGCTGTGGAACGTGCACGAGGCCTTCGCCCAGCCCGGCAAGATCCTGGTGCAGTTCGCCACCATGCCCGACCGCACCACCTACATCGGCATCGCCCGCACGGTGACCAAACGGGGCGGCGCCTATCTGAAGCCGTCGCGCCAGTTCGCCGTGGGCCTGGGCTGCGAGGCGACCCACGCCAACGAGATCGTCTACGCCGCCGGCATCGACACCTCCAACGAGGCCGCCGCCGTGCCGATCGGCGTGAACTGCCGCATCTGCGAGCGCACCGACTGCCAGCAGCGCGCCTTCCCGCCCATCGGCAGCCAGCTGTCGGTGGACGAGCACCATCGCAGCTTCGTCCCCTACCTGTTCACCCAGGAGGGGCGGACCGTGGAGAAGGCCTGA
- a CDS encoding DUF2161 domain-containing phosphodiesterase translates to MPITAETDLYAPVKAFLEAQGYEVKAEIHGCDLVAVRGAEPPLIVELKKRFTLDLLLQGVDRLALTDTVYLAVPQPGRKASGPSPHDSGVRKLCRRLGVGLLIVDTGRAAGHEVEVLLDPVPYSPRKDRVRTARLLGEHARRRGDPNRGGSTRVPIVTAYRQDALRCARLLAAGPLSLKALRAAGAPKDAAAILQRNVYGWFERIAKGTYGLSEAGVQGVETFAHALAAE, encoded by the coding sequence TTGCCCATCACCGCCGAAACCGACCTCTACGCCCCCGTCAAAGCTTTCCTCGAAGCCCAGGGCTACGAGGTGAAGGCCGAAATCCACGGCTGCGACCTCGTCGCGGTGCGTGGGGCCGAGCCGCCGCTGATCGTCGAGCTGAAGAAGCGCTTCACCCTGGACCTGCTGCTCCAGGGTGTGGACCGGCTCGCCCTCACCGACACCGTCTATCTCGCCGTGCCGCAGCCGGGGCGCAAGGCCAGCGGCCCGTCGCCCCACGACAGCGGGGTGCGCAAGCTGTGCCGGCGGCTGGGCGTCGGCTTGCTGATCGTCGACACCGGCCGGGCGGCGGGGCATGAGGTGGAGGTTCTGCTCGACCCCGTTCCCTACAGCCCGCGCAAGGACAGGGTGCGCACCGCCCGCCTGCTGGGGGAGCACGCGCGGCGCCGCGGCGATCCCAACCGCGGCGGCTCCACCCGCGTGCCCATCGTCACCGCCTACCGCCAGGACGCGCTGCGCTGCGCCCGGCTGCTGGCCGCCGGACCGCTGTCCCTGAAGGCGCTGCGCGCCGCCGGGGCGCCGAAGGACGCCGCGGCCATCCTCCAGCGCAACGTCTACGGCTGGTTCGAGCGCATCGCCAAGGGCACCTACGGGCTGAGCGAGGCCGGCGTGCAGGGGGTGGAGACCTTCGCCCACGCGCTGGCCGCGGAATGA